From the Stigmatella erecta genome, one window contains:
- the cglE gene encoding adventurous gliding motility protein CglE yields the protein MKALAPFVLFSALAAPTLAGAQQSTAETNSVQDRPAVTFNEIERGFYFSVQGGPSFLVNPPAEEGERPFSSGQMAQVEVGVDIGDRLSLGIFLMGAANRAGSDYTGNSGGAASGDFSYLVPGAVARMHLVGFEDNQDVKRTWIYARGGVGYTLFSPKLLLPDSDILVFAGPGVEYYTRLRHFSVGLEVTASYLVSSGSFGFAVSPNLRYAF from the coding sequence ATGAAAGCTCTCGCCCCCTTCGTCCTCTTCTCCGCGCTGGCCGCGCCCACGCTCGCAGGTGCCCAGCAGTCCACCGCGGAGACCAACTCGGTGCAGGACCGGCCGGCCGTGACGTTCAATGAGATCGAGCGCGGCTTCTACTTCTCCGTGCAGGGAGGGCCGTCCTTCCTGGTGAACCCGCCGGCGGAGGAGGGCGAGCGGCCCTTCTCCTCGGGCCAGATGGCCCAGGTGGAGGTGGGCGTCGACATCGGGGATCGCTTGTCGCTGGGCATCTTCCTGATGGGGGCGGCCAACCGCGCGGGCTCCGACTACACCGGCAACTCTGGTGGGGCGGCCTCCGGTGACTTCTCCTACCTGGTGCCGGGCGCGGTGGCGCGGATGCACCTGGTGGGCTTCGAGGACAACCAGGACGTGAAGCGGACCTGGATTTACGCCCGCGGCGGCGTGGGCTACACCCTGTTTTCGCCCAAGTTGCTCCTGCCGGACTCCGACATTCTGGTGTTCGCGGGACCTGGAGTGGAGTACTACACGCGTTTGCGCCACTTCTCGGTGGGCCTCGAGGTAACGGCCAGCTATCTGGTCTCCTCGGGATCGTTCGGGTTCGCGGTGTCGCCGAACCTTCGCTACGCGTTCTAG
- a CDS encoding DEAD/DEAH box helicase, with product MLEKALSKGDLAAQKGSLEAIVRALRPMRVKSLEDLDLNTRGRLITTMLRVQRQPKPPAPEAAPAAEAPAGEAAAPEGEAAPAAEAPASSEAAPAAEGEGAASAAAPEGAAPAAEGAPAAPAVDPAREKHTAYLNVMFLVGQVWRAAGDRERAEVAFGVSGRQPGPEQEEPPARPEGERRDRPERGERRDRPERGERGERRDRPERGERRDRPERAARPERPERGERPERGERPERRPMPELTGDWSEQAKQLETLGRTRDAGRLHERNNSFAEATRLFEAGGDLKSALRAALQGKDQETSRRLVSGLPADQIAPTLEKAGAYELLMEHYVAKSDFENVARLYERARQFDQAALAYERANKLTQARKAYERARDLPGANRVRSLEVKSLVERGDRLGAATLLAAAGQRREAVEILSPLPPPKAFHFMQRLKLDEEAKTLAQRELARAEEEKKPAGRARWLELLGETAAAAETWEQAGRKEKALPLYEQLGNLGRAAQLAEELQQRAKAIELYTRLNDAAGVERANALPEAPPPSVGSASKESDSGDSPAPDSSSGEQESQ from the coding sequence GTGCTGGAGAAGGCGCTCTCCAAGGGGGACCTGGCGGCGCAGAAGGGTTCGCTCGAAGCCATTGTCCGCGCGCTGCGTCCCATGCGCGTCAAGTCGCTGGAGGACCTGGACCTCAACACGAGGGGCCGCCTCATCACGACGATGCTGCGCGTGCAGCGTCAGCCGAAGCCTCCCGCGCCCGAGGCCGCGCCCGCCGCCGAGGCACCGGCCGGCGAGGCGGCAGCCCCCGAGGGCGAGGCCGCGCCCGCCGCCGAGGCACCGGCCTCTTCCGAGGCGGCTCCTGCCGCCGAAGGGGAAGGCGCTGCTTCCGCCGCGGCTCCCGAGGGAGCGGCTCCTGCCGCCGAGGGCGCTCCGGCGGCCCCGGCCGTGGATCCGGCTCGCGAGAAGCACACGGCCTACCTGAACGTCATGTTCCTCGTGGGACAGGTGTGGCGCGCCGCGGGAGACCGTGAGCGGGCCGAGGTGGCGTTTGGGGTGAGCGGCCGCCAGCCGGGCCCGGAGCAGGAGGAGCCTCCTGCCCGTCCGGAAGGTGAGCGCCGGGATCGCCCGGAGCGCGGCGAGCGCCGGGACCGCCCCGAGCGGGGTGAGCGTGGCGAGCGCCGGGACCGTCCGGAGCGTGGCGAGCGCCGGGACCGGCCCGAGCGGGCGGCCCGTCCGGAGCGCCCCGAGCGGGGCGAGCGTCCGGAGCGCGGCGAGCGCCCCGAGCGCCGTCCAATGCCGGAGCTGACGGGAGACTGGTCCGAGCAGGCCAAGCAGCTCGAGACCCTGGGCCGTACCCGCGACGCGGGCCGGCTGCACGAGCGCAACAACTCCTTCGCGGAGGCCACGCGGCTCTTCGAGGCGGGGGGCGACCTCAAGAGCGCCCTGCGCGCGGCGCTCCAGGGCAAGGATCAGGAGACGTCACGCCGGCTCGTGTCGGGCCTGCCCGCCGATCAGATCGCGCCCACGCTGGAGAAGGCGGGGGCGTACGAGTTGCTGATGGAGCACTACGTCGCCAAGAGCGACTTCGAGAACGTGGCCCGTCTGTACGAGCGGGCGCGTCAGTTCGACCAGGCCGCCCTGGCGTACGAGCGGGCCAACAAGCTGACCCAGGCCCGCAAGGCCTACGAGCGGGCCCGGGATCTCCCCGGGGCCAACCGCGTCCGGTCACTCGAGGTGAAGTCGCTCGTGGAGCGCGGGGACCGGCTGGGTGCGGCGACCCTCCTGGCCGCGGCGGGACAGCGCCGGGAGGCCGTGGAGATCCTCAGCCCGTTGCCGCCCCCCAAGGCGTTCCACTTCATGCAGCGCCTCAAGCTGGATGAAGAGGCCAAGACGCTCGCGCAGCGCGAGCTGGCCCGTGCCGAGGAGGAGAAGAAGCCCGCCGGGCGTGCCCGCTGGCTGGAGCTGCTGGGGGAGACCGCCGCGGCGGCCGAAACCTGGGAGCAGGCAGGCCGCAAGGAGAAGGCTCTTCCGCTGTACGAGCAGCTGGGCAACCTGGGCCGTGCCGCTCAACTCGCCGAGGAGCTGCAGCAGCGCGCCAAGGCCATCGAGCTCTACACCCGCCTCAACGATGCTGCGGGGGTCGAGCGCGCCAACGCCCTGCCCGAGGCGCCGCCTCCCTCTGTTGGCTCGGCGTCCAAGGAGTCCGACTCCGGGGACAGCCCGGCGCCTGACTCCTCGTCCGGAGAGCAAGAAAGTCAATAA